In one Pseudoclavibacter sp. Marseille-Q3772 genomic region, the following are encoded:
- a CDS encoding SIS domain-containing protein — protein MTDTEQRRSPRKRYDRRVPQNLSAATLEERIIASDTQALTHTYEQIAATESARQAAALVLKSRRRFIAGEGTSSAFALLLATELSATLSNIHLIESHALSPLVALTDVRATDVLLLFSMRPYRSMMVRLAREFHGSGGTVVIVTDSAQAPTAKFADRLIVVNTGTSPFIDSPTPIAAVTHLLGTLISASAKGARRRLNERDRMAARLELYEPVHESARDDSPSTKPTV, from the coding sequence GTGACCGATACCGAACAGCGCCGTTCGCCTCGGAAACGATACGACCGAAGAGTGCCGCAGAATCTCAGCGCGGCCACTCTTGAGGAGCGCATCATTGCCAGCGACACACAAGCACTCACCCACACCTACGAGCAGATTGCCGCCACCGAATCAGCGCGCCAAGCAGCAGCGTTGGTGCTCAAGTCGCGCCGCAGATTCATCGCAGGCGAAGGCACCAGCTCTGCGTTTGCGCTGCTCCTGGCCACCGAGCTTTCAGCGACCCTGTCAAATATCCACCTCATCGAATCGCACGCGCTATCACCGCTCGTGGCGCTAACCGATGTGCGTGCAACGGATGTGTTGCTGTTGTTTTCGATGCGACCCTACCGTTCGATGATGGTTCGATTAGCGCGCGAGTTCCATGGCAGTGGTGGAACGGTCGTGATCGTCACCGATAGTGCGCAGGCACCGACCGCGAAATTCGCCGACCGGCTCATCGTCGTCAACACCGGCACATCCCCGTTCATTGACTCGCCCACCCCGATCGCAGCAGTCACGCACCTACTGGGCACGCTCATTTCGGCAAGCGCCAAGGGCGCGCGTCGCCGACTCAACGAGCGCGACCGCATGGCCGCTCGACTTGAGCTCTACGAACCCGTACACGAGTCAGCTCGTGACGATTCCCCATCCACCAAACCAACCGTCTAG
- a CDS encoding serine hydrolase, translated as MSIALPQLSEPIAWSIRITTLDREILAEHEPDRVSKTASVGKVFLLIELARQIREGKVAADALIDLSTTLRVADSGLAYRFTNQSMAVADAALLVGTMSDNLATNALIDVCGLERVRAIAGELGYTQTAQLDYIRDDRGPEHPWTPSYGTAAELSDLMRRLANGEVLSPEISQQVLDWLASDADTSMVADALLLDPLAHVEPEYQSMVLRHKTGTIEQARIDVGVLQGPQRSVAYAVAANWPEEVPDQRAVALDAMREIGEQIRRYVTDLDRDDPGADSSD; from the coding sequence ATGAGCATCGCGTTACCGCAGCTTTCCGAACCGATCGCGTGGAGCATCCGGATCACCACCCTTGACAGGGAAATACTTGCCGAGCACGAACCCGACCGGGTGAGCAAGACCGCCAGCGTCGGCAAGGTGTTTTTGCTCATCGAACTTGCCCGGCAGATTCGCGAGGGCAAGGTGGCTGCGGATGCGCTGATCGACCTGTCGACAACGCTTCGTGTCGCTGACTCCGGGCTCGCGTACCGGTTCACGAACCAGTCGATGGCGGTGGCGGATGCAGCCCTGCTGGTGGGGACGATGAGCGACAATCTGGCGACGAATGCCCTGATCGATGTGTGCGGGCTTGAACGTGTGCGTGCGATCGCCGGGGAGCTCGGCTACACCCAGACCGCGCAACTTGACTACATCCGTGATGACCGTGGCCCCGAGCATCCCTGGACCCCCTCGTACGGCACCGCGGCAGAGCTTTCGGATCTGATGCGGCGCCTCGCGAATGGCGAGGTGCTATCACCCGAGATCTCGCAACAGGTGCTCGACTGGCTGGCATCCGACGCCGATACCTCGATGGTTGCCGATGCGCTGCTGCTCGATCCGCTTGCGCATGTCGAGCCCGAGTATCAGTCGATGGTGCTGCGCCACAAAACCGGCACGATCGAACAGGCGCGCATCGATGTTGGTGTGTTGCAGGGGCCGCAGCGTTCAGTGGCCTATGCGGTTGCCGCGAATTGGCCCGAAGAGGTGCCCGATCAGCGGGCGGTAGCGCTGGATGCGATGCGCGAGATAGGTGAACAGATTCGCCGCTATGTGACCGATCTTGACCGTGACGACCCTGGAGCAGACTCGAGTGATTGA
- a CDS encoding dipeptidase codes for MTTYPVFDGHNDFAWEVRKQFGYSTENLGGSIPTTQTDFERIRTGGLAAQYWSVWVNPDKVHEADQVTATLEQIDFIHRLIAAYPNELGAARTAAEAREVMSSGRVASLIGVEGGAQIGGSLAVLRNYARLGARYMTLTWSRTIDWADSATDEARHGGLTDFGRDVVREMNRIGMLVDLAHVAPSTMRDALEVTSRPPIVTHSGALSLCSHPRNVPDDVIREIGARNGVLMVAFVPSFLRQDRRDWDVAGSEGEAPAVTVKDAADHIEYFRELAGVHAVGIGADYDGSDEMPDGLENVGCYQALFAELASRGWSGDDLRALGTENALRVLEASDDDYTKFMAGEAGEPIGRTAALINTVEED; via the coding sequence ATGACCACGTACCCAGTTTTTGACGGCCACAACGACTTTGCTTGGGAAGTACGCAAACAGTTTGGCTACTCCACCGAGAATCTCGGCGGCAGCATCCCAACCACCCAAACCGACTTTGAACGCATCCGCACCGGTGGACTTGCGGCCCAGTATTGGTCGGTGTGGGTGAATCCCGACAAAGTGCACGAGGCCGACCAGGTGACCGCAACCCTCGAACAGATTGACTTCATCCACCGCCTCATCGCCGCCTACCCCAACGAGCTGGGCGCAGCACGCACCGCAGCCGAAGCGCGCGAAGTGATGTCTTCAGGCCGGGTGGCATCGCTCATTGGCGTCGAAGGTGGCGCGCAGATTGGCGGGTCGCTCGCCGTACTGCGCAACTATGCCCGGCTCGGTGCCCGCTACATGACCCTCACCTGGTCGCGCACTATCGACTGGGCCGACTCGGCAACCGACGAGGCTCGACACGGCGGACTCACCGACTTCGGCCGCGATGTCGTGCGCGAGATGAACCGCATCGGCATGCTCGTCGACCTCGCACACGTGGCCCCGTCAACAATGCGGGATGCGCTGGAGGTTACCTCGCGACCGCCGATCGTAACGCACTCAGGCGCGCTCAGCCTCTGCTCACATCCGCGCAATGTGCCCGATGACGTCATCCGCGAAATCGGTGCGCGCAACGGTGTGCTCATGGTGGCGTTCGTACCCTCCTTCCTCCGGCAAGATCGCCGCGATTGGGATGTCGCCGGCAGCGAGGGCGAAGCACCCGCGGTGACGGTGAAAGATGCGGCCGACCACATCGAATACTTCCGCGAGCTCGCCGGTGTGCACGCGGTGGGCATCGGCGCCGACTACGACGGCTCAGATGAGATGCCCGACGGGCTCGAGAATGTTGGCTGTTACCAGGCGCTGTTTGCCGAGCTCGCATCGCGCGGGTGGAGTGGCGATGATCTGCGTGCGCTCGGCACCGAGAACGCCCTGCGGGTACTCGAGGCCTCAGATGATGACTACACGAAGTTCATGGCCGGTGAAGCTGGCGAGCCGATCGGCCGCACTGCAGCACTCATCAACACGGTCGAGGAGGACTAG
- a CDS encoding D-alanyl-D-alanine carboxypeptidase produces the protein MIDFPTGDGCRWSVLVRDIDCEQVLLQHCPERVLSTASIGKLFLLHRLLYEVDSGTRSLDERVTRLPSDLIGGSGLWQKLQQDELSLYDLGALVGSVSDNDATNALLRVIGIDSVREHARQLGYQHSRLNDAIRWPIPPGHPSRLSEANASEMVDFVSRLQLDRDLSRSSGDIFRKWLGASADMSMVASVFDFDGLDHDCFDGGVWLWNKTGTISTVRADVGVAMSRDRRIAYAVLAEWDAGADARGPVLETMAEVGQLIGEAIGWHDPRPKRSAARAEAAPAATLVPVADARAEITAAASDSALRDVRYLVLDGDSGAALLERSADAPSPSASVMKTLTGTLALANLGADYRIPTRVVRTSETEAVLIGGGDITLSRTPTGEPTFYPHPAHLDDLAAQLRTNMPELKRLLLDDGLFAASQWHPTWDEAGRSPENYIPFITSLQLDGDRDDPLLDDSARSENPVGRVAAALGALLDDVTIVRGSASAASEDEVARVESAPMTELVREMLRSSDNSLAETLARVVAIARGADASWESVQREIRDAVAELGLDASGCEFVDGSGLSDDNRLTPRFVAQLLRRGYLGEEPFASLVPLLTVSGQTMAASRFTGANRVVGDSVRAKTGFINSVHSLAGIVTTRGQRNLVFAVFACDLDTPVDREARLAVDRFVTALHLHGDALQ, from the coding sequence GTGATTGATTTCCCCACCGGTGACGGTTGCCGCTGGTCAGTGCTGGTGCGCGATATCGACTGCGAGCAAGTGTTGTTGCAGCACTGCCCCGAGCGGGTGCTGAGTACTGCGAGCATCGGCAAACTCTTCTTGCTGCATCGCCTGTTGTATGAGGTGGATTCGGGCACGCGGTCGCTCGATGAGCGGGTGACGCGCCTGCCGAGCGATTTGATTGGTGGCTCGGGGCTGTGGCAGAAGCTGCAGCAGGATGAGCTGTCGCTGTATGACCTCGGGGCACTCGTGGGTTCGGTGAGCGATAACGACGCCACGAACGCACTGCTGCGCGTGATTGGGATCGACTCGGTGCGCGAGCATGCCCGGCAACTGGGCTATCAGCATTCGCGTCTGAACGATGCGATCCGTTGGCCGATTCCGCCGGGGCATCCCTCGCGGCTTTCGGAAGCGAACGCGAGCGAGATGGTTGATTTTGTCTCGCGCTTGCAGCTCGATCGTGATCTCTCTCGCAGCAGCGGCGATATCTTCCGCAAGTGGCTTGGCGCCAGCGCCGATATGTCGATGGTGGCGTCGGTGTTTGATTTCGACGGTCTCGACCATGACTGTTTCGACGGTGGCGTGTGGCTGTGGAACAAAACCGGTACGATCTCGACCGTGCGCGCTGATGTTGGTGTGGCAATGAGCCGAGACCGGCGTATCGCCTATGCGGTACTCGCTGAGTGGGATGCGGGCGCGGATGCGCGCGGGCCCGTGCTCGAGACGATGGCAGAAGTCGGCCAGCTGATCGGTGAGGCAATTGGCTGGCACGATCCGCGACCGAAGCGGTCGGCTGCTCGGGCCGAGGCAGCGCCTGCCGCGACGCTTGTGCCAGTGGCGGATGCGCGGGCCGAAATCACGGCGGCCGCAAGCGACTCCGCGCTGCGTGATGTGCGGTATCTGGTGCTTGACGGTGATAGCGGCGCTGCGCTGCTGGAACGATCGGCCGATGCACCGAGCCCGTCGGCGAGCGTGATGAAGACACTTACCGGCACCCTTGCGCTGGCGAATCTTGGCGCCGACTACCGGATCCCTACGCGGGTAGTCCGGACCAGTGAGACCGAAGCGGTGCTGATCGGCGGCGGCGATATTACGCTTTCGCGCACCCCAACGGGCGAACCGACGTTCTACCCGCATCCTGCCCACCTGGATGACTTGGCAGCGCAACTACGCACCAATATGCCCGAGCTGAAGCGGTTGTTGCTCGACGATGGGCTGTTTGCTGCGTCGCAGTGGCACCCCACCTGGGATGAGGCGGGCCGATCACCCGAGAACTACATACCGTTTATCACCTCGCTGCAGCTGGACGGCGACCGCGACGACCCACTGCTTGACGACAGTGCGCGTAGCGAGAACCCGGTGGGACGAGTGGCTGCTGCGCTTGGTGCGTTGCTGGATGACGTGACGATTGTGCGCGGGAGCGCGTCGGCTGCCTCGGAGGATGAGGTGGCCCGGGTGGAGTCAGCGCCGATGACCGAGCTCGTGCGTGAAATGCTGCGCAGCTCAGATAACTCGCTCGCGGAGACGCTGGCGCGAGTGGTGGCGATCGCGCGCGGTGCAGATGCCTCGTGGGAGTCGGTACAGCGTGAGATACGGGATGCGGTTGCCGAGCTCGGGCTGGATGCGTCCGGTTGCGAGTTCGTGGATGGTTCGGGGTTGAGTGATGACAACCGGCTCACACCGCGTTTTGTCGCGCAGCTGCTGCGGCGCGGGTATCTCGGTGAAGAACCGTTCGCGTCGCTGGTGCCACTGCTAACGGTGTCCGGTCAGACCATGGCGGCAAGTCGGTTTACGGGGGCTAACCGTGTGGTCGGTGACTCGGTGCGCGCGAAAACGGGGTTCATCAACTCGGTGCATTCACTCGCAGGCATCGTGACCACTCGGGGTCAGCGCAACCTGGTGTTTGCCGTGTTTGCGTGCGATCTCGATACGCCGGTCGACCGTGAAGCTCGGCTTGCCGTAGATCGGTTCGTGACCGCGCTGCATCTGCACGGTGACGCATTGCAGTAA
- a CDS encoding type 1 glutamine amidotransferase translates to MSKVLMVINSTESGPRRAGEWLREAGIETVDVVAETTPLPTTLDGFDGLVMLGGGLLPYEDERAPWLAAERELAQQAIDADLPTLGICLGGQLLAHVGGGEVRGEYGTPESGAVLITTTENGRTDPILGVLGEGAHMIENHVDQITRLPENAVLLGRSADVQNQAFRIGKRVWGLQFHPEVNAERIAQWDESALGKKGFDREQLVARARAVGAENTRASKALIDAFAEQVALFAREQQ, encoded by the coding sequence ATGAGCAAGGTTCTGATGGTGATCAATTCCACCGAGTCGGGTCCGCGCCGAGCCGGTGAGTGGCTGCGTGAAGCGGGCATCGAAACCGTCGATGTCGTCGCTGAAACCACTCCCCTGCCCACAACACTCGACGGCTTCGACGGTCTGGTGATGCTCGGCGGCGGCCTATTGCCGTACGAAGACGAACGAGCTCCGTGGCTGGCAGCCGAGCGAGAACTGGCACAGCAGGCAATCGACGCGGATCTGCCAACGCTCGGAATCTGCCTCGGCGGGCAGCTGCTCGCCCATGTGGGCGGCGGCGAGGTGCGCGGCGAATACGGCACCCCCGAGAGCGGTGCGGTACTCATCACCACGACCGAAAACGGACGCACCGACCCGATACTTGGCGTGCTGGGTGAAGGCGCGCACATGATCGAAAACCACGTCGACCAGATCACGCGGCTCCCCGAGAATGCGGTACTGCTGGGGCGTTCAGCGGATGTGCAGAACCAGGCATTCCGCATCGGCAAGCGAGTGTGGGGATTGCAATTTCACCCCGAGGTGAATGCCGAGCGAATCGCACAGTGGGATGAATCGGCGCTCGGTAAGAAAGGATTCGACCGCGAACAGCTGGTTGCGCGCGCCCGTGCGGTCGGCGCCGAAAACACGCGCGCTTCGAAGGCACTGATTGACGCATTCGCCGAACAGGTGGCGCTATTTGCAAGGGAGCAGCAGTGA
- a CDS encoding ABC transporter ATP-binding protein, with translation MADLKFEDVSITYRTSGRNDRGEVHAVKNVSLEVPAGSTLGIAGESGSGKSTLVMSVLRLLPKTSKLTGRVLLDDTDVAELSFGELRAVRWTSAAIIFQGAMHSLNPVRTVGQQILEALELHVTEEWATETARKERVIELLGRVDLPAEKANAYPHELSGGQRQRVMIAMALACNPEVIIADEPTTALDVIVQEQILRMISKLVAERGISLVMISHDLSVLATACDRIAVMRHGELIEVGPAGQICHAPREPYTQKLAHAFPTIGDPASRMRPVSRHEQDDDELQQQEAAPEDAPVLLDARNVSVTYTTGGRKVQAIRGVDLQIRRGEIVALVGQSGSGKTTLANTLIGLQEPDPGAEITFDGTPLPTKPAQLREFHKRVQLVFQDPSAALNPKMTVYESVAEGLRVQRFDGDEQERVRQSLLDAELTPPEDYFGAIPQELSGGQRQRVVIAGALALQPELLIADEPVASLDASVRGEILGLLLSLRRKLGLAALVITHDLGLAWNIADSVAVMHRGQLVEHGPTETVLLNPQHSYTRTLLAAAPSMGDVKPEPQQ, from the coding sequence ATGGCCGATCTGAAATTTGAGGATGTATCGATCACCTACCGCACTTCGGGTCGGAATGACCGCGGCGAGGTGCATGCGGTAAAGAACGTAAGCCTCGAGGTGCCCGCAGGATCGACGCTCGGAATTGCCGGCGAGTCGGGCTCGGGTAAGTCAACCCTGGTGATGAGCGTATTGCGGCTGCTGCCGAAGACATCGAAACTCACCGGTCGGGTGTTGCTCGACGACACCGATGTCGCCGAGCTGAGCTTTGGTGAGCTGCGCGCGGTGCGGTGGACTTCAGCCGCAATCATCTTCCAGGGCGCAATGCACTCGCTAAACCCGGTGCGAACCGTCGGCCAGCAGATTCTCGAGGCACTCGAGCTGCACGTGACCGAAGAGTGGGCTACCGAAACGGCGCGCAAGGAGCGAGTCATCGAGCTGCTCGGCCGTGTTGACCTGCCGGCAGAGAAAGCGAATGCGTACCCGCACGAGCTTTCTGGCGGGCAGCGTCAGCGCGTAATGATCGCCATGGCCCTGGCCTGTAATCCCGAGGTCATCATCGCTGACGAGCCGACCACTGCGCTCGATGTCATCGTGCAGGAGCAGATCTTGAGGATGATCTCCAAGCTCGTGGCAGAACGCGGGATTTCGCTAGTGATGATCAGTCACGACCTGTCAGTGCTGGCCACCGCCTGCGATCGCATCGCGGTAATGCGTCACGGAGAGCTCATTGAGGTTGGCCCGGCGGGCCAGATTTGCCACGCCCCGCGTGAGCCGTATACGCAGAAACTCGCGCACGCATTCCCCACGATCGGTGATCCAGCCTCGCGGATGCGGCCGGTGAGTCGTCACGAACAGGATGATGACGAACTCCAGCAGCAGGAAGCAGCGCCAGAAGACGCGCCCGTACTGCTGGACGCCCGCAATGTCAGTGTTACCTACACCACCGGCGGCCGGAAGGTGCAGGCGATCCGCGGGGTCGATCTGCAGATTCGGCGCGGTGAAATCGTCGCCCTGGTGGGCCAGTCAGGTTCTGGCAAAACGACCTTGGCGAACACCCTGATCGGGCTGCAGGAGCCGGACCCGGGTGCAGAAATCACCTTTGATGGCACGCCACTTCCCACGAAGCCGGCGCAGCTGCGCGAGTTCCACAAGCGCGTGCAGCTGGTGTTCCAAGACCCGTCCGCGGCACTCAACCCGAAAATGACCGTCTACGAGTCGGTTGCTGAGGGTCTGCGCGTGCAGCGGTTCGACGGTGACGAACAGGAACGAGTACGGCAGAGTCTGCTGGATGCTGAACTCACCCCGCCCGAAGACTATTTCGGTGCAATTCCGCAGGAGCTCTCCGGCGGGCAGCGTCAGCGCGTGGTCATTGCCGGAGCGCTGGCACTGCAACCCGAGCTGCTGATTGCCGATGAGCCGGTGGCATCCCTGGATGCATCGGTGCGAGGCGAAATTCTCGGTCTGCTGCTATCGCTGCGCCGGAAGCTCGGCCTTGCCGCACTCGTGATTACCCACGACCTTGGCTTGGCGTGGAACATTGCCGATTCAGTGGCCGTGATGCATCGCGGCCAGCTGGTCGAGCACGGCCCCACCGAAACTGTGCTGCTGAACCCGCAGCACAGCTACACCAGGACACTGCTCGCAGCAGCCCCAAGTATGGGCGATGTCAAACCGGAGCCGCAGCAATGA
- a CDS encoding ABC transporter permease: MSNSVPPSTSAIQTTADAEEPQRDSSFWRYLATKLAGAAISLVMVVLLGFFAFKLLPGDPVAKIARERQMSPEQIESLRAQYGLDKPLWEQFFKFIHDIVTFNFGESYVYKRSVSELIGEYFWPTILLTGTAAIIAITLGLWLGQRSAWRHGGLFDRIASGVSLVFWSVPTFWLGLLLLMFFGGTLHWFPTGGMRSANPPTDPLGAIGDVVSHLVLPVITMVAVVFAQYLMVMRSSLIEEMNADYLTTARAKGLREDFVRERHAVPNALLPTVTLVFMHIGGLIAGGVTVETVFSWPGLGKLTFEAIKGPDLPLLQGTFVVFSAIIIVMNLLADLVYRQLDPRVRRA, from the coding sequence ATGTCGAACTCAGTCCCACCGTCAACATCCGCGATCCAAACCACAGCAGATGCGGAGGAGCCACAGCGCGATTCATCGTTCTGGCGCTACTTGGCGACCAAGCTCGCCGGCGCAGCGATCAGCCTGGTGATGGTTGTCCTGCTCGGATTCTTCGCGTTCAAGCTGCTTCCGGGTGATCCTGTCGCCAAGATCGCCCGGGAACGGCAGATGAGCCCCGAGCAGATTGAGAGCCTGCGTGCCCAGTACGGTCTCGACAAACCGCTGTGGGAGCAGTTCTTCAAGTTCATCCACGACATTGTCACGTTCAATTTCGGGGAGAGCTATGTGTATAAACGCTCGGTTTCGGAACTCATCGGCGAGTACTTTTGGCCCACGATTCTGCTCACCGGTACGGCGGCGATCATTGCGATCACGCTCGGGCTGTGGCTCGGACAGCGGTCTGCGTGGCGGCACGGAGGCTTGTTCGACCGTATCGCCAGCGGTGTCTCGCTGGTGTTCTGGTCGGTGCCCACGTTCTGGCTGGGCCTGCTGCTGCTGATGTTCTTCGGCGGCACTCTCCACTGGTTCCCGACCGGCGGGATGCGTTCGGCTAATCCGCCGACCGACCCACTCGGAGCAATCGGCGATGTGGTCTCACACCTAGTGCTGCCAGTGATCACGATGGTGGCGGTGGTGTTCGCGCAGTACCTGATGGTGATGCGCTCATCGCTCATCGAAGAGATGAACGCTGACTACCTCACCACCGCCCGAGCCAAAGGGCTTCGAGAGGACTTCGTGCGCGAACGCCACGCGGTACCCAACGCACTGCTGCCCACGGTAACGCTCGTTTTCATGCATATCGGTGGGCTGATCGCCGGTGGTGTGACCGTCGAAACGGTGTTCTCGTGGCCGGGGCTGGGGAAGCTCACCTTTGAGGCGATTAAGGGACCCGACCTGCCACTGCTGCAGGGCACCTTCGTCGTCTTCTCCGCCATCATCATCGTCATGAATCTGCTGGCCGATCTCGTGTATCGCCAGCTTGACCCGAGAGTGAGGCGCGCATGA
- a CDS encoding ABC transporter permease, whose product MSTTTAVRTPAQFARARRWKAFRQFWSDFTGYRAGMIGLIFLVVVGIIALLAPVIAPSWMLDVTKIGTPDKFAPPSAEHPFGTDNQGRELWVRMVWGAQSSLLVGLAATAMSMFIGTIVGMAAGHFTGWVGGLLMRIIDFFLVLPSLILAIVLSSVLERGVLTIIIAIGLTSWAGTARVVRAQTLTVESRDYIKRSRVLGASHWHLLTKHVLPGVLPLVLANTTLTIGSAIIAESTLAFLGLGDPLTQSWGTVLKNATDASSASNGYWWYILIPGLAILFVVLAFTLIGRAVENILNPTLRKR is encoded by the coding sequence ATGAGTACCACGACTGCTGTACGCACCCCTGCTCAATTCGCTCGTGCCCGCCGCTGGAAAGCATTCCGGCAGTTCTGGAGTGACTTCACTGGCTACCGCGCCGGAATGATCGGTTTAATCTTCCTCGTGGTGGTGGGGATCATCGCGCTACTCGCGCCGGTGATCGCCCCGTCCTGGATGCTTGACGTCACCAAGATTGGCACTCCAGATAAATTCGCGCCGCCATCGGCTGAACACCCATTCGGTACCGATAACCAGGGTCGTGAACTGTGGGTGCGCATGGTGTGGGGCGCCCAGTCATCACTGCTGGTTGGCCTTGCCGCCACCGCGATGTCGATGTTCATCGGCACCATTGTCGGGATGGCAGCTGGTCACTTCACCGGCTGGGTGGGCGGCCTGTTGATGCGTATCATCGACTTCTTCTTGGTGCTGCCGTCACTGATTCTTGCCATTGTGCTTTCGAGTGTGCTCGAGCGCGGAGTCCTCACCATCATCATCGCGATCGGACTCACCTCGTGGGCCGGTACGGCGCGTGTGGTTCGGGCTCAGACCCTCACCGTGGAGTCACGTGATTACATCAAGCGCTCGCGAGTACTGGGTGCGAGCCACTGGCACCTGCTGACGAAGCACGTGCTACCGGGTGTGCTGCCACTGGTGCTGGCTAATACGACACTGACGATTGGTTCGGCAATTATTGCCGAGTCGACCCTCGCGTTCCTCGGGCTCGGCGACCCGCTCACGCAGTCGTGGGGCACCGTGCTGAAGAACGCGACGGATGCATCCAGTGCCTCGAACGGTTACTGGTGGTACATCCTCATCCCGGGTCTGGCGATCTTGTTTGTGGTGCTTGCCTTCACACTCATCGGACGCGCGGTTGAAAACATTCTGAACCCGACTTTGAGGAAGCGATAA
- a CDS encoding ABC transporter substrate-binding protein, giving the protein MRTASRKPFFRTTAIAIAAAVGLAAAPPSIALANETASVEQADASTMRIATSGFVDSFNPFTSIYLAPTNALRYIYENLVQYSQEDGSPTGGLAEKWESEEDGAKWVYTIREGLKWSDDEPITSKDVKWTYEQIMTDEVMASANGSLVANFESVEAPDDRTLIINMKKPQAAVPGTEIPVVPEHIWSKIDDPGKFANDKDVVGSGPFILKSYAANQSYELEANPNFWNGKPEIDRIQYVYYTDADASIQALRAGEIDFISGLTPTQYRALENQDGIALNSGIGRRYTSLALNPGFHTRSGEAYGNGNPALHDKAVRQAIRLAIDSDALIKNVMEDQATAATSFIPASYEKWMLPEDDPAIVKFDPEAAKQKLDEAGWKLGSDGVREKDGKKLNLRLQIDGSSSSEQALAEYIKPWLGDVGIGVKVVSTDSDTLSTEANAANYDMYFSGWSLGPDPDYQLGINTCDQLPTKTDGTGGTSQDGYCNPEFDKLYKKQQVELDESKRIEIVHEMLAMNYEDSVSVVLYYPNQLEAYRSDRFEGFAKMPAENGIIANQSGYWGFQPVKSVGEGGASGGPQTGLWVVIGGVVVAGVIAVGVAANRRKKSADIE; this is encoded by the coding sequence ATGCGTACCGCATCCAGAAAGCCATTTTTCCGAACAACTGCCATCGCAATCGCAGCAGCAGTAGGGCTTGCTGCGGCTCCGCCGAGTATCGCACTCGCGAACGAAACTGCCAGCGTCGAACAAGCCGATGCTTCGACTATGCGCATCGCCACCTCGGGGTTCGTCGACTCGTTTAACCCATTCACATCGATCTATCTCGCGCCGACGAACGCACTGCGTTACATCTACGAGAACCTCGTGCAGTACTCGCAGGAAGACGGCTCGCCCACCGGTGGCCTGGCAGAAAAGTGGGAGTCAGAAGAAGACGGCGCCAAATGGGTGTACACCATCCGTGAGGGGCTGAAATGGTCGGATGATGAGCCCATCACCAGCAAAGACGTCAAATGGACCTACGAGCAGATCATGACCGATGAGGTCATGGCTAGCGCAAACGGCAGTCTGGTCGCGAATTTCGAGTCGGTTGAGGCTCCCGACGATCGCACACTCATTATCAATATGAAGAAGCCGCAGGCCGCCGTGCCCGGCACCGAAATTCCGGTGGTACCCGAACACATCTGGTCAAAAATTGACGACCCGGGCAAGTTCGCCAACGACAAAGATGTTGTTGGTTCCGGGCCGTTCATTCTCAAGTCCTATGCCGCGAACCAGTCGTATGAACTCGAAGCGAACCCGAACTTCTGGAACGGTAAACCTGAGATCGACCGGATTCAGTACGTCTACTACACCGATGCCGATGCCTCGATCCAGGCGCTGCGCGCTGGGGAGATTGACTTTATTTCCGGCCTGACTCCGACCCAGTACCGGGCGCTTGAAAACCAGGATGGAATTGCGCTCAACTCGGGTATCGGTCGTCGGTACACATCGCTTGCCCTCAACCCCGGTTTCCACACCCGCAGCGGCGAAGCGTACGGTAACGGTAATCCGGCATTGCACGATAAAGCCGTGCGACAGGCGATTCGTCTCGCCATCGATAGCGACGCGCTCATTAAGAATGTGATGGAAGACCAGGCGACTGCTGCGACGAGCTTTATTCCCGCATCCTATGAAAAGTGGATGCTGCCAGAGGACGATCCGGCAATCGTCAAGTTCGACCCCGAGGCCGCAAAGCAGAAGCTGGATGAGGCCGGCTGGAAGCTCGGCAGCGACGGGGTGCGCGAAAAGGACGGTAAGAAGCTCAACCTCCGCTTGCAGATCGACGGTAGCTCGTCCAGCGAGCAAGCCCTCGCGGAATACATCAAGCCGTGGCTTGGCGATGTCGGAATCGGTGTGAAAGTTGTCTCAACGGACAGTGACACGCTAAGCACTGAGGCGAACGCCGCGAACTACGATATGTACTTCTCGGGCTGGTCTCTTGGTCCTGATCCCGACTACCAGCTCGGTATCAATACCTGTGACCAGCTGCCGACCAAGACCGACGGCACCGGCGGTACGAGTCAGGACGGCTACTGCAACCCGGAGTTCGACAAGCTCTACAAGAAGCAGCAGGTTGAGCTCGATGAATCCAAACGCATCGAGATCGTGCACGAGATGCTGGCCATGAATTACGAAGACAGCGTCAGCGTGGTGCTCTACTACCCGAACCAGCTCGAGGCATACCGCTCCGACCGCTTTGAAGGCTTCGCCAAGATGCCCGCCGAGAACGGCATCATCGCAAACCAGTCGGGCTACTGGGGATTCCAGCCAGTGAAGTCCGTCGGTGAGGGCGGTGCCTCTGGTGGTCCGCAGACCGGCCTGTGGGTCGTGATTGGTGGGGTCGTCGTGGCCGGTGTGATCGCTGTTGGTGTAGCGGCTAACCGTCGTAAAAAGTCGGCCGATATCGAATAG